Within Gemmatimonadaceae bacterium, the genomic segment GTGTCCTGGTCGTCGAGGGTTACTTTGACGTCGTGCGACTGATAGCCGCCGGTGTGCGGACCGGCGTCGCTCCGATGGGAACCGCGCTCACCGACGCCCAGGTCACGCTGATCCGCAAGTACACGAAGAACGCGGTACTGCTGTACGACAACGACCGCGGCGGTCTGGCCGCGACGTTCAGGTCGGGCGACGAGCTGCTGCGCCAGGGATTCGGCGTGCGCGTGGTCACGCTCCCGGAAGGTGACGATCCCGACACGTTCGTGCGGCGCGAGGGCGCCGCCGGATTGGAGCGCGAGATCGCCGCTGCGATAGACGTTTTCGAGCGCAAAGTTCAGATCCTGCAACGCGTCGGAGCGTTCAGCGAGCTGCACAAGAAGCGACGAGCACTCGACCGGCTCCTGCCGACCATCCGCGCGGCGTCCGACCCCATCATGCGCGACCTGTACCTCGCGCGCGCCAGCGAGGCATCCGGCGTGGACCGGGCGATCCTCCAGCGCGAAGTCGAGTCTCCCGCGCGCCGCGGGGAGCGGCCCGCGGGCCCGCCGTCCGAGTCACGGCCGGAGCCCGACATCGGGCAGACGGTTTCGGCCCGCGGCCCGCGCGGAGATCGGCGCGAACCGCACACCGCGATCGGCAGCTCGGCGGAGCGGGAGCTGATCCGCGCGATGCTGCAGCAGCGCTCGCGCGTGGCGGAGATCGCCGAGAAGGTGGGACTCGAGAGCTTCAGGGACCGGCGGTACCGGCGAATTTTCTCCCGGTTGCTCGAATCCGAAGAGGACACGCCGGTGCAGCAGCTGGCGGAAGGACTGCCGGTGACGGACGTCGCGGTGATCGAGGAACTGTTGTCCGAGCGCGGCGCGCAGATCGACCCGCAGCGCACGGTGGAGGACAGCCTCACGGCGATACGGGTGCGGGAGCTGGACGAAAAGATGCTGGAGATCGACGCTACCTTGCCGCTCGCGAGGGCGGATCAGAAGGACGAATTGATGAAGCTCAAGCAGGAGCTGCGCGACGAGCTCAACAGCTTGAGACGGACGCGGTACAAGGCCTTCCGCGTTCGCCGTAAAACAGCGCCTGAGAGAGAATGATGCACCCGAACATCGACGAATTGCTCGCGTTGCAGGCGGGCGACAACCGCATCTCCGGAATCGAGCAGAAGCTCGCGGCGCTCGCGCCGCGGCTGCGCGACCTCGACCGCGTACGGCAGCAGGCGGCCGACGCCGTGCAGCGGACCGAAGCGTCCATAGAGAGCGAGCAGCAGCGGCAGCGCGACATCCAGGCGCGGGTCGAGCTGCACAAGAAGCAGCAGGAGCGGAACCTCGCCCAGCTGGACTCGATCAAGAAGATGAAGGAGGCGACCGCGGCGATGTCGCAGGTCGAGACCACGCGGCGGCTGGTTGCCGAAGACGAGAGCGAGCTGGCGGCGATGGGACGGCGGATGGAGACCATGCGCGCGGACGTCGAGCGCACCCGCGCGGCGCTGGCCGCGGCGGAAGCGGAGCAGGCGAGCGCGCGCGATGAGATCGCCGCCGAGCAGACCGCGCTCGAGTCGGAGCTCAAGGATGCACGGGCCGAGCGCGCGGACAAAGCGGCCAAGGTGGATCGCGGGCTGCTGCACAAGTACGATCGGATCCGGAGCCGGCGGGAGAACGCGCTGTATCCGCTGCGCGGAATGACGTGCGGGAACTGCGACACGGCGGTTCCGATGCAGCGGCGGAACGTGATGACGGCGAATGGAACTATTGAAGTGTGTGAAGGCTGCGGGGTGCTGCTCTACCCCGGTTAGAGGGCTGACGGAATCCAAGTTCGGAGTGTTGCAGTCAGGAGTGAGACAGTGAGGAGTACACTGCCGGCTACCAACTCCTAACTGCCACCCTCCGAACTGCCACACTCCAAACTTGGATTCCAGTGCAATGAAATCGGACTCTCCAACGCGCAGGGTCATCTATCTTTAAGGGATGACCTCAGCAGTCGTCCCTGCCGTTCCCCGCCCCCGCAGAAAGCTCCGCTGGATCATCGCCGAGGAGCCGAATCCGGAAGAAGTCGCGGCGCTGGCGGCCGATCTCAACCTCCCTCCGCTCGTCTGCCGCCTGCTGTGCGCCCGCGGCTATAGCGCATCGGGCGCGGCGCGGACCTTCCTCCGTCCGCGGCTGGATCAGCTGCACGATCCGCTCACGATGCTCGATCTCGACAAGGCGGTCGCCCGGCTCGCGCGCGCGATCCGCGAGCAGGAGCTGGTGTTCGTGCACGGCGACTACGACGTGGACGGCATCTCTTCCACTACGCTGCTCACCCGCACGATCCTCCACCTTGGCGGCCGCGCGCAGCCGTTCATCCCGAAGCGCTTGCAGGATGGCTACGATCTGAGCGCGGCGGGCGTGAAGGCCGCGATCGACGCGGGTGCAAAAGTCGTCGTCACGTGCGACTGTGGGACCACCGCGGTCGAGCCTATCAAAGATCTGTGCGCTGCCGGAATCGACGTGATCGTCACGGACCATCACCTGCCGGGGTCCGCGCTGCCGGACTGTCTGGCGGTGTTGAACCCGAAGCGGCCGGGCTGCGGCTACCCCGACAAGGACCTGGCCGCCGTCGGCGTCGTCTTCAAGCTCGCGCTGGCGCTCGCGCGGGAGATGGGAAGGGGCGAGAACCAGGTCTGGCAGATGCTGGATCTCGTCGCGCTGGCGACCGTTGCCGACATCGCGCCGCTGCGCGGGGAGAACCGCGTCTTCGTCCGCCTCGGCCTGAAGCTGCTGCAGGAGACGCGCAACGTCGGACTCCGGGCACTGGTGCAGGCGTCGGGCTTGAGTGGAAAGCAGATCACCGCCGGCCGGGTCGGCTTCATCCTCGCCCCGCGATTGAACGCCGTAGGGCGGCTGGGCGCGGCGATCCGCGGCGTCGAGCTGCTGATGACCGAGACCGAGCACGAAGCGAACGTGATCGCGCGCGATCTGGAGGAACTCAATCGCAAGCGGCAGGAGATCGATCGCGCCACCCTCGAGGAAGCCCGCGAGGAAGTGGTCCGCCGCGACCTCGGCGAGACGTTCGGGATCGTCCTGGCGCGCGACGGCTGGCATCCCGGCGTCATCGGAATCGTCGCCTCGCGAATCGTCGAAGAGTTCGGGCGTCCGACGATCATGATCTCCTCCAGCGCGACCGTGTGCAAAGGATCGGGCCGCTCGATCCCGGCGTTCAACCTCCACGCGGGGCTGGTCGAATGCGCCGATCTGCTGGAGAAGTTCGGCGGCCACAAGGCCGCCGCCGGCGTGACGCTGGACCGCTCCCGGCTCGACGCGTTCACCGAGCGCTTCAACGAGGTTGCGCGCGCGGCGCTCGAGCCGGACGACCTGCTCGGCCAGCTACGGGTGGA encodes:
- the dnaG gene encoding DNA primase, which gives rise to MIPDEVVEQVREAADVVQIIGEYVKLKKTGADYRGPCPFHQGTHRNFSVSPRKGIFYCFVCHEGGDVFRFVQKRLGVEWPEAVRIVGQKAGVEVKEVDTRREGPDAREPYWEINAAAAEYFRSMLWDDPRAKNAREYLESRAIPRELAQEIGIGYAPSEIGLMRTYLSTLGFDDARMLDTGLLVQREEGTEPRPRFRDRLMFPILDAMGRHVGFGGRVLGNAEPKYLNSPDSPVFSKGKLLYALNWAKNEIRKEDRVLVVEGYFDVVRLIAAGVRTGVAPMGTALTDAQVTLIRKYTKNAVLLYDNDRGGLAATFRSGDELLRQGFGVRVVTLPEGDDPDTFVRREGAAGLEREIAAAIDVFERKVQILQRVGAFSELHKKRRALDRLLPTIRAASDPIMRDLYLARASEASGVDRAILQREVESPARRGERPAGPPSESRPEPDIGQTVSARGPRGDRREPHTAIGSSAERELIRAMLQQRSRVAEIAEKVGLESFRDRRYRRIFSRLLESEEDTPVQQLAEGLPVTDVAVIEELLSERGAQIDPQRTVEDSLTAIRVRELDEKMLEIDATLPLARADQKDELMKLKQELRDELNSLRRTRYKAFRVRRKTAPERE
- the recJ gene encoding single-stranded-DNA-specific exonuclease RecJ, yielding MTSAVVPAVPRPRRKLRWIIAEEPNPEEVAALAADLNLPPLVCRLLCARGYSASGAARTFLRPRLDQLHDPLTMLDLDKAVARLARAIREQELVFVHGDYDVDGISSTTLLTRTILHLGGRAQPFIPKRLQDGYDLSAAGVKAAIDAGAKVVVTCDCGTTAVEPIKDLCAAGIDVIVTDHHLPGSALPDCLAVLNPKRPGCGYPDKDLAAVGVVFKLALALAREMGRGENQVWQMLDLVALATVADIAPLRGENRVFVRLGLKLLQETRNVGLRALVQASGLSGKQITAGRVGFILAPRLNAVGRLGAAIRGVELLMTETEHEANVIARDLEELNRKRQEIDRATLEEAREEVVRRDLGETFGIVLARDGWHPGVIGIVASRIVEEFGRPTIMISSSATVCKGSGRSIPAFNLHAGLVECADLLEKFGGHKAAAGVTLDRSRLDAFTERFNEVARAALEPDDLLGQLRVDLEMPLAEATDALESLIRHFEPFGIGNPSPVFLSRGVRLKSPPRTLKHEGLKLYLDAGGSALEAIGWGFADRAGEIAPGGAIDVVYRIERDEYQGTSRLQARLLDFAPSR